A window of the Phaseolus vulgaris cultivar G19833 chromosome 5, P. vulgaris v2.0, whole genome shotgun sequence genome harbors these coding sequences:
- the LOC137834543 gene encoding protein IQ-domain 26-like isoform X1, whose protein sequence is MGKATRWLKGLLGIKKERDYCGYSSSLAPDKREKKQSQKDGESHITPSTLDHTGHRFYVAKKEGVKKKQVEKSRRCGRDTLLIGSKECWAAVSIQSFFRGYLARKALRALKGLVKIQALVRGYLVRKRVAATLHSVQAMIRSQAVARSVRARRSMDKENRFHPESPSRKYVQQLFDETRNYQCGNRRATIYSKEPWNGFDESSKVVEVDTRMAHSRCRSINTAMSECGEYQAMSSSLPCPVQGRISLHQKQHPQEFEWFFNLDEDNKFTTAHNTPRLPKCMIPATPLKSVCGDTFRPCSNFPNYMANTHSSKAKLRSHSAPKQRPELRKRLSINEIMAARNSVSGVGKQWSSNPKTQDYYFFDKVM, encoded by the exons ATGGGCAAAGCTACTAGATGGTTGAAGGGGTTGCTGGGaataaagaaagagagagacTACTGTGGCTATTCGAGCTCACTGGCCCCTGACaagagagaaaagaaacaaTCACAGAAGGATGGAGAGAGTCACATTACACCATCCACCCTTGATCATACTGGACACAGATTCTATGTTGCCAAAAAAGAGGGTGTGAAGAAGAAACAAGTTGAGAAATCAAGAAGGTGTGGCAGAGACACCTTGCTAATTGGAAGCAAGGAGTGCTGGGCTGCTGTGTCAATTCAATCCTTTTTCAGAGGTTATTTG GCGCGAAAAGCTCTCAGAGCACTCAAAGGATTGGTTAAGATACAGGCTCTTGTTAGAGGGTATCTAGTTAGAAAAAGGGTTGCTGCAACTCTTCACAGTGTTCAAGCAATGATAAGATCTCAAGCTGTTGCTCGATCAGTTCGAGCTCGTCGTTCCATGGACAAGGAGAATAGATTTCATCCAGAATCTCCTTCCAGAAAATATGTG CAGCAACTGTTTGATGAAACAAGAAATTATCAATGTGGCAATAGAAGGGCAACCATATACTCTAAGGAGCCCTGGAATGGATTTGATGAGAGCTCAAAAGTTGTTGAGGTTGATACTCGCATGGCCCATTCAAGATGCAGGAGCATCAACACTGCAATGTCTGAATGTGGAGAGTATCAAGCAATGTCATCTTCTCTTCCATGTCCAGTTCAAGGTAGAATCTCACTTCATCAAAAACAGCACCCTCAAGAGTTTGAATGGTTCTTCAATCTTGATGAAGACAACAAGTTCACCACAGCACACAACACACCTCGTTTACCAAAATGTATGATACCAGCTACTCCTCTGAAGAGTGTTTGTGGGGATACCTTCAGGCCTTGCTCCAATTTTCCCAACTACATGGCCAATACTCACTCTTCTAAGGCCAAACTAAGGTCTCACAGTGCTCCAAAGCAAAGACCTGAACTAAGAAAAAGGCTTTCAATCAATGAAATTATGGCAGCCAGAAACAGTGTTAGTGGTGTTGGAAAACAGTGGTCATCCAACCCAAAAACTCAAGATTACTACTTTTTTGACAAGGTTATGTAG
- the LOC137834543 gene encoding protein IQ-domain 26-like isoform X2 — protein sequence MGKATRWLKGLLGIKKERDYCGYSSSLAPDKREKKQSQKDGESHITPSTLDHTGHRFYVAKKEGVKKKQVEKSRRCGRDTLLIGSKECWAAVSIQSFFRGYLARKALRALKGLVKIQALVRGYLVRKRVAATLHSVQAMIRSQAVARSVRARRSMDKENRFHPESPSRKYVQLFDETRNYQCGNRRATIYSKEPWNGFDESSKVVEVDTRMAHSRCRSINTAMSECGEYQAMSSSLPCPVQGRISLHQKQHPQEFEWFFNLDEDNKFTTAHNTPRLPKCMIPATPLKSVCGDTFRPCSNFPNYMANTHSSKAKLRSHSAPKQRPELRKRLSINEIMAARNSVSGVGKQWSSNPKTQDYYFFDKVM from the exons ATGGGCAAAGCTACTAGATGGTTGAAGGGGTTGCTGGGaataaagaaagagagagacTACTGTGGCTATTCGAGCTCACTGGCCCCTGACaagagagaaaagaaacaaTCACAGAAGGATGGAGAGAGTCACATTACACCATCCACCCTTGATCATACTGGACACAGATTCTATGTTGCCAAAAAAGAGGGTGTGAAGAAGAAACAAGTTGAGAAATCAAGAAGGTGTGGCAGAGACACCTTGCTAATTGGAAGCAAGGAGTGCTGGGCTGCTGTGTCAATTCAATCCTTTTTCAGAGGTTATTTG GCGCGAAAAGCTCTCAGAGCACTCAAAGGATTGGTTAAGATACAGGCTCTTGTTAGAGGGTATCTAGTTAGAAAAAGGGTTGCTGCAACTCTTCACAGTGTTCAAGCAATGATAAGATCTCAAGCTGTTGCTCGATCAGTTCGAGCTCGTCGTTCCATGGACAAGGAGAATAGATTTCATCCAGAATCTCCTTCCAGAAAATATGTG CAACTGTTTGATGAAACAAGAAATTATCAATGTGGCAATAGAAGGGCAACCATATACTCTAAGGAGCCCTGGAATGGATTTGATGAGAGCTCAAAAGTTGTTGAGGTTGATACTCGCATGGCCCATTCAAGATGCAGGAGCATCAACACTGCAATGTCTGAATGTGGAGAGTATCAAGCAATGTCATCTTCTCTTCCATGTCCAGTTCAAGGTAGAATCTCACTTCATCAAAAACAGCACCCTCAAGAGTTTGAATGGTTCTTCAATCTTGATGAAGACAACAAGTTCACCACAGCACACAACACACCTCGTTTACCAAAATGTATGATACCAGCTACTCCTCTGAAGAGTGTTTGTGGGGATACCTTCAGGCCTTGCTCCAATTTTCCCAACTACATGGCCAATACTCACTCTTCTAAGGCCAAACTAAGGTCTCACAGTGCTCCAAAGCAAAGACCTGAACTAAGAAAAAGGCTTTCAATCAATGAAATTATGGCAGCCAGAAACAGTGTTAGTGGTGTTGGAAAACAGTGGTCATCCAACCCAAAAACTCAAGATTACTACTTTTTTGACAAGGTTATGTAG